The DNA sequence TTTTTTATCCGTAAGATTAATGAGCTCATAACGGAGCCCCATTCCATAGAACATTCCATAGCACCAAAAACGGATAAACCGATAGGCGTATTTATAATGTTTTTTGTTAAAGGATAAAATGTAAACGGGTACTCCAAAAACAATAGTTAAAACAAAGGCTAATATCAGAAGCCAGAACCTCCATAAATAATTTAAGATCTTTACCACGGATTAACCATTAAATATTATTTTCTTTTTGACAGAATAATTAAGAATGGAAACCAATAGGATCGCAGCGATCTTACTGAGTATTTCCGGGCTTAAGGTATAAAAAATTAAATTGATATTATCTTTAAATATAAAACTGTAGAATATTTGAAAGAAACTAAGGCTTAATAATGTTGAAATAAAAGAGATCACCATAAAGTAGGCAAATTCTTTTCTCTTCGAATGTTTTCCTCTTTCAAAAACAAACCAGATACTTAAAAAATAATTGGTAATGATTCCGCAGCTGGTAGAGAAAATATTACTCAATGGATAATGTATTCCATGAAAATTGGTTTCCGAATGCAAAATTTGAGGAAGATAGGTACTGAAAATTTTAAAGCTTCCTATTTCCATAATAGCGCTTAGTCCTCCTGCTAATATGAAGAACAATATCTGTTTTTGACGTAGTAGTAATTCTCTCATCGAATTTATCTGATGTGCAAATTTATAACTATATGTTAAACAGTAAAAAAAGATGTTAAATATTTTTTTTAAATCAAAAAATGTTCTAATTTTAATTTCAGAAGTAAATAAAAAGCACCTGATAATAAATTCATTTTCAGCCAGTTGTGTTGATGGTTTTTTGTATCTTGTAATGCGCGATTGAAAGCATTCTCCTCAACTTTGTAACCCAATTTATAACAATATTTGTATGAAAAGTCAAAACAAATACAGAAAATTCCAGCTCCAGCAAAAAAATATTGAAGCTCTTGAGAAAGAAAACTCCCGCTTCAAAAGAGTCTATTCTGAATATGAAAATATGTCTGACGAGCTATGGAATCTTGAAAATTCAGAGGGTGAACAGGTACCAGATGATTTTATCAATGCTATGATTCTACAGACTTCTTATCTTGAAGATGAAATTAAGGATTGGCTGGTACAATTCAATGAAAAAAAAGATGATATAAAACATTCTTAGTAGAGGCCACCTTATGGCTTGTTTGTAAAGTGATTTAGAGATAAAATTCATAATTTAGCATCCTTAAATTAAAATGTAATATATGGTTGCTATTGTTGATGGTGGTTCTACCAAATGTGATTGGGTAATTTTAGATGACTTTAAAAAAGTCTTTATGAAGACAGAAACTATTGGTTTTAACCCCAATAATATTGCTGCAGAACTCATCGTACCTGAAATTGAAAAGAACATCAACCTTAGCGCTGTCAGGAACTCTATAACTAAAGTTTTTTTCTACGGATCAGGTTGTGGAATACCTGAAAACTGTGCGACCATCGAAAGAGAGCTAAGTAAATTTTTTACTAAGGCAGATGTTTTAGCAAAAGAAGATCTAATGGCTGCTGCATATGCTGCATATACTGGTAAGCCTGCTATTGTTTGTATCTTGGGTACAGGATCTAATTCATGCTATTTTGATGGGAAGAACCTAAAAATAAAACTTCCTTCTCTTGGGTTCCTTATCGGAGACGAGGGGAGTGGAAGTGCAATTGGTAAGCAATTGGTACGCCGCTTTTTCATGCAGAAACTCCCGAAGGATCTTCATGAAGAATTTGAAGATACTTATCATTTAACTATTGAGGATGCCCTTAAAAATATGTATCATACCTCAAGGCCGAATGCCTATTTGGCGAATTTCAATAAATTTGTTGTAGAAAGGAAGGATCATCCTTATTTTCAAAAAATGGTTTTCGAAGAAATGAAAAATTTCTTTGAATATCAGGTTCTTCCCTATGAAGAATCGCAGGAAGCCGAAATTAATTTTATCGGCTCTATTGCATATTACTATGAAGAAACTCTTCGATCTGCAGCTGCAGAACTTAATTTAAATGTTGGTAAGATTGTACAAAAACCTATTGAAAGTTTAGTAAATTACCATATTAAATATATACTTTAAAAAAATAAATTCTATGTCAAATAAAATCCATCGCGACGAAAAGAACTTTAATCAAGCAGCCTTAGATTATCATAAAGCTGAGCCTAAAGGAAAAGTTGAAGTAATTCCTTCAAAACCGCATTCTTCTCAAAGAGATTTGTCTTTGGCATATTCTCCGGGAGTTGCAGTTCCTTGTATGGAGATTCACGAAAAGCCGGAAACTGTTTATGATTATACAGGAAAAGGTAATCTTGTAGCTGTTATCTCTAATGGTACAGCTGTTTTAGGATTGGGTGATATCGGACCAGAGGCTTCAAAACCTGTTATGGAAGGAAAAGGGCTTTTGTTTAAAATTTTTGCAGATATCAATGTTTTTGACATCGAAATCAATGAAAAGGATCCGGATAAATTTATTCAGATCGTAAAAGGGATTGCTCCTACTTTTGGGGGGATCAACCTGGAAGATATAAAAGCTCCTGAGGCATTCTATATTGAGCAAAGATTAAAAGAAGAACTGGATATTCCTTTGATGCATGATGACCAGCATGGAACCGCAATTATTTCTGCGGCAGCATTAATCAACTCTTTACTGATCGCTAATAAGAATATAGAGGATGTGAAAATGGTTGTAAATGGTGCCGGAGCGGCAGCGATTGCTTGTACAAAACTTTATGTTTCTTTAGGTCTTAGGAAAGAAAATGTTCTGATGTGCGATAGTAAAGGGGTGATTAATCATAAAAGAGAAAATCTTACTCCTGAAAAATTAGATTTTATTGCTCAGACAGATATTGAAAGTCTGGAAGATGCGGTAAAAGGATCAGATGTTTTTGTTGGTTTGTCTAAAGGAAACGTAATGACTCCTGAAATGCTGAGCAGTATGAACGAAAATCCTATCGTATTTGCTTTGGCAAATCCAGATCCTGAGATTGCTTATGATGTTGCTCTTGAAACGCGCAAGGATGTGATCATGGCTACAGGAAGAAGCGATTATCCTAACCAGGTTAACAACGTATTAGGTTTTCCTTATATTTTCCGAGGGGCTTTGGATGTACAGGCAAAAGGGATCAATGAAGAAATGAAATTGGCGGCTGTCCATGCTATTGCTGATTTAGCAAAAGAACCCGTTCCGGAAGCTGTAATTTTAGCTTATAATGTTCAAAATCTTCAATTCGGCAGAGAATATTTTATTCCAAAACCGTTTGATAACAGATTGATTACAAGAGTTTCAAGTGCTGTGGCAAAAGCGGCTATTGACAGTGGAATTGCCGGAAAACCAATTTCCGATTTTGAAGAATATGAGAATCAGCTTCTCGATAGAATGGGAAGAGATGAGAAACTTGTACGAATGATGCAAAGCCGTGCTAAATCTAATCCAAAAAGGGTTACTTTAGGAAATGCAGAAGAGTATAATGTGTTGAAAGCAGCTCAGATTCTTTATGAAGAAGGGATTGCCTATCCAAGTCTTTTAGGTGAAAAGAAATACATCAAAGAGCAGATGGAGCGTTATGGAATTAACCTTGATGTTCCAATTATTGATCCAAGTGATGATGATCAGGAGGAAAATAGAAAAAAATATAGAGAAACACTTTGGAAACTTCGTCAGAGAAAAGGGATGAATGAGTACAAAGCGAAGAGATATGTGCGTCAGAGAGATTATTTTGGTCCACTTATGTTAAAGCATGGAGATACTGATGCTCTTATCGTTGGTTTTTCTAAAAATTACGCATCTGTTTTACGCCCGGTTTTAGAAATTATAGAGAAAGAAAAAGGGGTAGATAAAGTAGCAGCTATGATGATGATACTTTCAGAGAAGAAACCGATTTTCTTTGCTGATACATCGATCAACAATAATCCGACGGCTGAAGATCTTGTAAACATTGCTAAAATGGCTGAAATCACTGTTAAATCTTTTGCAATCGAACCTAGAATTGCAATGCTTGGATTTGAAAACTTTGCAGCGATCTCTG is a window from the Chryseobacterium sp. T16E-39 genome containing:
- a CDS encoding GtrA family protein; translation: MRELLLRQKQILFFILAGGLSAIMEIGSFKIFSTYLPQILHSETNFHGIHYPLSNIFSTSCGIITNYFLSIWFVFERGKHSKRKEFAYFMVISFISTLLSLSFFQIFYSFIFKDNINLIFYTLSPEILSKIAAILLVSILNYSVKKKIIFNG
- a CDS encoding BadF/BadG/BcrA/BcrD ATPase family protein, with protein sequence MVAIVDGGSTKCDWVILDDFKKVFMKTETIGFNPNNIAAELIVPEIEKNINLSAVRNSITKVFFYGSGCGIPENCATIERELSKFFTKADVLAKEDLMAAAYAAYTGKPAIVCILGTGSNSCYFDGKNLKIKLPSLGFLIGDEGSGSAIGKQLVRRFFMQKLPKDLHEEFEDTYHLTIEDALKNMYHTSRPNAYLANFNKFVVERKDHPYFQKMVFEEMKNFFEYQVLPYEESQEAEINFIGSIAYYYEETLRSAAAELNLNVGKIVQKPIESLVNYHIKYIL
- a CDS encoding NADP-dependent malic enzyme; the protein is MSNKIHRDEKNFNQAALDYHKAEPKGKVEVIPSKPHSSQRDLSLAYSPGVAVPCMEIHEKPETVYDYTGKGNLVAVISNGTAVLGLGDIGPEASKPVMEGKGLLFKIFADINVFDIEINEKDPDKFIQIVKGIAPTFGGINLEDIKAPEAFYIEQRLKEELDIPLMHDDQHGTAIISAAALINSLLIANKNIEDVKMVVNGAGAAAIACTKLYVSLGLRKENVLMCDSKGVINHKRENLTPEKLDFIAQTDIESLEDAVKGSDVFVGLSKGNVMTPEMLSSMNENPIVFALANPDPEIAYDVALETRKDVIMATGRSDYPNQVNNVLGFPYIFRGALDVQAKGINEEMKLAAVHAIADLAKEPVPEAVILAYNVQNLQFGREYFIPKPFDNRLITRVSSAVAKAAIDSGIAGKPISDFEEYENQLLDRMGRDEKLVRMMQSRAKSNPKRVTLGNAEEYNVLKAAQILYEEGIAYPSLLGEKKYIKEQMERYGINLDVPIIDPSDDDQEENRKKYRETLWKLRQRKGMNEYKAKRYVRQRDYFGPLMLKHGDTDALIVGFSKNYASVLRPVLEIIEKEKGVDKVAAMMMILSEKKPIFFADTSINNNPTAEDLVNIAKMAEITVKSFAIEPRIAMLGFENFAAISDTSKKVAKAVSILHEKYPKMIVDGEIQPDFAMNADHLSDYPFSKLGETPANTFIFPNLESANLSYKIIRGMKVAQVIGPILMGLKQPVHVLQMRSSVDEIVNLATVAVLDAQRRETKK